In Salmo salar chromosome ssa15, Ssal_v3.1, whole genome shotgun sequence, one genomic interval encodes:
- the LOC106571393 gene encoding 12-(S)-hydroxy-5,8,10,14-eicosatetraenoic acid receptor, translating to MKIMENGHPSDNCTAENLPLYKFYASVMIMEFTLALPLNLSVLYLFIFKLKFWKSNTNNIFLFNLVLADVLLLICLPVKAYHFLNGNRRSTEGGTCKAMLFMLFLNRGASIAFLTVISVDRYFNVVHPGKKNFAKALKKSPYISFLIWLLLLPLTIPTMLKSFECCNSYGRKDDTLVEDVTDTLREVVFFTQILIPFFVLVYCTVRIVNRLKKKTVGDSTKLRRAVFLVTSVMLVFSFCFLPCTIARMVLLIFRIKDLQNAENIAVQLYDGLMVLSYMDCLVDPIVYCLSSTKFKSLYLTTYCHCLLSENAEIAESTISIRNNSSPKRNNNILLHSR from the coding sequence ATGAAAATTATGGAGAACGGCCATCCAAGCGATAACTGCACAGCAGAGAATCTACCACTGTACAAATTTTATGCCTCTGTGATGATCATGGAATTCACCCTGGCTCTGCCGCTCAACCTCTCAGTGCTTTATCTATTCATCTTCAAGCTGAAGTTCTGGAAATCTAACACCAACAACATTTTCCTGTTCAATCTCGTCTTGGCTGACGTTCTTCTGCTTATATGTTTGCCAGTAAAGGCGTATCATTTTCTTAATGGGAATCGGCGGAGTACAGAGGGAGGGACCTGCAAAGCCATGCTCTTCATGCTGTTTCTGAACCGAGGTGCCAGTATCGCCTTCCTGACTGTGATTTCAGTTGATCGCTACTTCAATGTGGTTCATCCTGGGAAAAAGAACTTTGCCAAGGCTTTAAAAAAGTCTCCTTATATCTCTTTCCTCATCTGGCTACTGCTGCTCCCCCTGACTATCCCCACCATGCTGAAGTCCTTTGAGTGCTGTAATAGTTATGGGCGTAAAGATGACACTCTAGTCGAGGACGTCACTGACACTCTGAGAGAGGTTGTGTTTTTCACCCAGATTCTCATCCCTTTCTTTGTGTTGGTCTACTGCACGGTCCGCATTGTTAACAGACTAAAAAAGAAGACCGTAGGGGATAGTACCAAGCTGCGCCGAGCAGTGTTTCTGGTCACCTCAGTAATGCTGGTCTTTTCTTTCTGTTTCCTGCCTTGTACCATAGCTAGAATGGTTCTGTTGATTTTCAGAATCAAGGATCTACAGAATGCTGAGAATATAGCTGTTCAGCTCTATGACGGACTCATGGTTTTATCCTACATGGATTGTTTAGTGGACCCAATTGTGTACTGTTTAAGCAGCACTAAGTTCAAAAGCCTCTACCTGACAACTTATTGCCACTGTCTACTGAGCGAAAATGCAGAAATAGCTGAGAGCACAATCTCAATACGAAACAACTCAAGCCCAAAACGCAACAACAATATACTGTTGCATAGTAGGTAA
- the LOC106571540 gene encoding 12-(S)-hydroxy-5,8,10,14-eicosatetraenoic acid receptor yields MQIMEDDHQSNNCTAENLPLYKFYASVMIMEFTLALPLNLSVLYLFIFKLKFWKSNTNNIFLFNLVLADVLLLICLPVKAYHFLNGNRRSTAGGTCKAMLFMLFLNRGASIAFLTVISVDRYFNVVHPGKKNFAKALKKSPHISFLIWLLLLPLTIPTMLKSFECCNSYGRKDDTLVEDVTDTLREVVFFTQILIPFFVLVYCTVRIVNRLKKKTVGDSTKLRRAVFLVTSVMLVFSFCFLPCTIARMVLLIFRIKDLQNAENIAVQLYDGLMVLSYMDCLVDPIVYCLSSTKFKSLYLTTYCPSLLSKDAETAESPNLTGNNLNRKCKNNALYTEKGLP; encoded by the coding sequence ATGCAAATTATGGAGGACGACCATCAGAGCAATAACTGCACAGCAGAGAATCTACCACTGTACAAATTTTATGCCTCTGTGATGATCATGGAATTCACCCTGGCTCTGCCGCTCAACCTCTCAGTGCTTTATCTATTCATCTTCAAGCTGAAGTTCTGGAAATCTAACACCAACAACATTTTCCTGTTCAATCTCGTCTTGGCTGACGTTCTTCTGCTTATATGTTTGCCAGTAAAGGCGTATCATTTTCTTAATGGGAATCGGCGGAGTACAGCGGGAGGGACCTGCAAAGCCATGCTCTTCATGCTGTTTCTGAACCGAGGTGCCAGTATCGCCTTCCTGACTGTGATTTCAGTTGATCGCTACTTCAATGTGGTTCATCCTGGGAAAAAGAACTTTGCCAAGGCTTTAAAAAAGTCTCCTCATATCTCTTTCCTCATCTGGCTACTGCTGCTCCCCCTGACTATCCCCACCATGCTGAAGTCCTTTGAGTGCTGTAATAGTTATGGGCGTAAAGATGACACTCTAGTCGAGGACGTCACTGACACTCTGAGAGAGGTTGTGTTTTTCACCCAGATTCTCATCCCTTTCTTTGTGTTGGTCTACTGCACGGTCCGCATTGTTAACAGACTAAAAAAGAAGACCGTAGGGGATAGTACCAAGCTGCGCCGAGCAGTGTTTCTGGTCACCTCAGTAATGCTTGTCTTTTCTTTCTGTTTCCTGCCTTGTACCATAGCTAGAATGGTTCTGTTGATTTTCAGAATCAAGGATCTACAGAATGCTGAGAATATAGCTGTTCAGCTCTATGACGGACTCATGGTTTTATCCTACATGGATTGTTTAGTGGACCCAATTGTGTACTGTTTAAGCAGCACTAAGTTCAAAAGCCTCTACCTGACAACGTATTGCCCCAGTCTACTAAGCAAAGATGCAGAAACAGCTGAAAGCCCTAACTTGACAGGAAACAACTTAAATCGAAAATGCAAAAACAATGCACTGTACACTGAAAAGGGGTTGCCCTGA